One window from the genome of Actinoplanes teichomyceticus ATCC 31121 encodes:
- a CDS encoding alpha/beta hydrolase family protein: MIPGLRLTVVEFAVVLASVVLVLARWLPPAARRRTAAGAAAVAIAGAAWTMPGPRWQILLVLGADLLAGMATGAVWLLGRRTGRGGRRAPRWLALPGSLLGVGLVLVGAVAAGALPVPTFPRLSGPSAVGTTVVQWTDPARAEAATPDPADRRTVVVQLWYPARQVAPDTPRARYLGRTRQEADTVAAAVAGYLGAPGFLLDGPTRAHSHAVLDAAPAAGRFPVVLFSPGLGGVRTQNTAWAEDLASRGYLVAGIDHPYDSAAVVLADGRTVATRIAASGDPDEDDRRRISWATVRAADLSFVLTQLGRLDSGELAGPLTGRLDTARAAATGHSLGGAAAMRAAQRDPRFTAVINLDGGLDADQGPLRQPVLVLTHAVQDQADADYVARVAKVLDGGRATGYRLSVPGSAHLTFTDAPLYLPPVRALVGSLGAVHSVRMTADTSAAFLDATLYGHAADLTTTLAEHGDLTVHRPAG; this comes from the coding sequence ATGATCCCCGGATTGCGCCTGACCGTCGTCGAGTTCGCTGTCGTGCTGGCCTCGGTCGTGCTGGTGCTGGCCCGCTGGCTGCCGCCGGCCGCCCGCCGGCGTACCGCTGCCGGCGCGGCCGCCGTGGCGATCGCCGGGGCCGCCTGGACGATGCCGGGGCCGCGCTGGCAGATCCTGCTGGTGCTGGGTGCGGACCTCCTCGCCGGGATGGCGACCGGCGCGGTGTGGTTGCTGGGCCGGCGCACCGGCCGGGGCGGCCGGCGGGCCCCGCGGTGGCTGGCGTTGCCCGGCTCGCTGCTGGGTGTCGGGCTCGTGCTGGTGGGCGCGGTCGCGGCCGGGGCGTTGCCCGTGCCGACGTTTCCGCGGCTGTCCGGGCCGTCGGCGGTCGGCACCACGGTGGTGCAGTGGACCGACCCGGCCCGTGCCGAGGCGGCCACGCCGGACCCGGCGGACCGCCGTACCGTGGTGGTGCAGTTGTGGTATCCGGCGCGGCAGGTGGCGCCCGACACGCCGCGGGCGCGGTACCTGGGCCGCACCCGCCAGGAGGCGGACACCGTCGCCGCCGCGGTGGCCGGTTATCTCGGGGCGCCCGGCTTCCTGCTCGACGGGCCGACCCGCGCCCACAGTCACGCGGTGCTCGACGCCGCGCCCGCGGCCGGCCGCTTCCCGGTCGTGCTGTTCTCGCCCGGGCTCGGCGGGGTACGCACCCAGAACACGGCGTGGGCCGAGGACCTGGCCAGCCGTGGCTACCTGGTGGCCGGTATCGACCACCCGTACGACTCGGCCGCGGTGGTGCTCGCCGACGGGCGTACCGTCGCAACCCGCATCGCGGCCAGCGGCGATCCGGACGAGGACGACCGCAGGAGAATCTCCTGGGCGACGGTGCGGGCGGCGGATCTCAGCTTCGTCCTCACCCAGCTCGGCCGCCTCGACTCCGGTGAGCTCGCCGGACCTCTCACCGGGCGGCTCGACACCGCGCGGGCGGCGGCGACCGGCCATTCCCTGGGCGGTGCCGCCGCCATGCGCGCCGCCCAGCGGGATCCGCGATTCACCGCGGTCATCAACCTGGACGGCGGCCTGGACGCCGACCAGGGCCCGCTGCGCCAGCCCGTGCTCGTGCTGACCCACGCGGTCCAGGACCAGGCGGACGCCGACTACGTCGCGCGGGTGGCGAAGGTGCTCGACGGCGGCCGGGCGACCGGCTACCGGCTCAGCGTGCCCGGCAGCGCCCACCTCACCTTCACCGACGCCCCGCTCTACCTGCCACCGGTCCGTGCGCTGGTGGGTTCACTGGGCGCGGTCCACAGTGTCCGGATGACGGCGGATACCAGCGCCGCGTTCCTCGACGCCACCCTGTACGGCCACGCCGCCGACCTGACCACCACGCTGGCGGAACACGGCGACCTGACGGTGCACCGGCCCGCCGGGTGA
- a CDS encoding response regulator, translated as MATILVVDDEPDLRFLMRRIFTRAGHQVVEAGNGAAALDAVRQARPDLVVTDVMMPVMDGVELIRRLRADPATMTIPILSVSSDWHLAVHADAALAKPYERAQLVAAAERLLSEGRDGR; from the coding sequence GTGGCGACGATTCTGGTGGTCGACGACGAGCCCGACCTGCGCTTCCTCATGCGACGCATCTTCACCCGCGCCGGGCACCAGGTCGTCGAGGCCGGCAACGGGGCCGCCGCGCTGGACGCCGTACGGCAGGCCCGGCCCGATCTCGTGGTGACCGACGTGATGATGCCGGTGATGGACGGCGTGGAGCTCATCCGCCGGCTCCGAGCCGATCCGGCCACCATGACGATCCCGATCCTGTCGGTCAGCTCGGACTGGCACCTGGCCGTGCACGCCGACGCCGCACTGGCGAAACCCTACGAACGCGCCCAACTGGTCGCAGCGGCTGAACGCCTGCTCTCGGAAGGACGTGACGGGCGATGA
- a CDS encoding RAD55 family ATPase has protein sequence MTTLSTGLPDLDLILGGGLRPGSVVVVAGPPGTGKTVLAQQICFAAATTERKAVYYTTLSEPHAKLVEHLRDFSFFDPESLGPRVEYVHLGDMLRDRSATDIDPLINEVVRKALDDEPALVVIDSIMMLRDFVSAQTLRTALYDLTSRVAHSGAVLLLLGEYGDDDMRSAIEFTLADGIVLLSHQIREPVDRRGLRVAKMRGAGPLGGTHTMHITGDGLRVHPRIESFLPTDIPGCGPRIRSGIRGLDDLMGGGIPSSDATVVLGPTGVGKTIGCLGFLAEGIAQGQRCLYVTFQDSLEELEEMAGRFGWDFRTARQRDQLVIAHVPVGALDLDLDVLASMIRHTVDDGSIHRVVIDSLAEMAHAAREAKRFPAYLRSLLSIVRAAGASLWVTSETRTFGPVEDPLTGLMYLFHNVIQVRYIEHCAEVGRFLNVVKMRNSRHDHAMYACHIVDGGGLVVGDRLDRATGLLGWNVPRDCPPLPGQQD, from the coding sequence ATGACAACCCTGAGCACCGGACTTCCGGATCTCGACCTGATACTCGGCGGGGGCCTGCGACCGGGTTCGGTGGTGGTCGTGGCCGGGCCGCCCGGCACCGGCAAGACCGTCCTGGCGCAGCAGATCTGCTTCGCCGCGGCCACCACCGAGCGCAAGGCCGTCTACTACACCACCCTGTCCGAGCCGCACGCCAAGCTGGTCGAGCACCTGCGCGACTTCTCGTTCTTCGATCCCGAGTCGCTGGGCCCGCGTGTGGAGTACGTGCATCTCGGGGACATGTTGCGCGACCGGAGCGCCACCGACATCGATCCGCTGATCAACGAGGTGGTACGCAAGGCGCTCGACGACGAGCCGGCGCTCGTGGTGATCGACAGCATCATGATGCTGCGCGACTTCGTCAGCGCCCAGACGCTGCGCACCGCGCTCTACGATCTGACCAGCCGGGTCGCGCACAGCGGAGCCGTCCTGCTGCTCCTCGGCGAGTACGGCGACGACGACATGCGGTCCGCCATCGAGTTCACCCTGGCCGACGGCATCGTCCTGCTGTCCCACCAGATCCGCGAACCGGTCGACCGGCGCGGCCTGCGGGTCGCCAAGATGCGCGGCGCCGGGCCGCTGGGCGGCACCCACACCATGCACATCACCGGCGACGGCCTCCGCGTCCATCCCCGCATCGAGTCCTTCCTGCCCACCGACATCCCCGGCTGCGGCCCGCGGATCCGCTCGGGCATCCGCGGCCTCGACGACCTGATGGGTGGCGGCATCCCCAGCAGTGACGCCACCGTCGTGCTCGGCCCCACCGGGGTCGGCAAGACCATCGGCTGCCTCGGATTCCTCGCCGAGGGCATCGCGCAGGGGCAGCGGTGCCTCTACGTCACGTTCCAGGACAGCCTCGAAGAGCTGGAGGAGATGGCCGGCCGCTTCGGCTGGGACTTCCGGACCGCCCGGCAGCGGGACCAGCTGGTCATCGCCCATGTCCCGGTCGGCGCGCTGGACCTCGACCTGGACGTGCTCGCCTCGATGATCCGGCACACCGTCGACGACGGTTCGATCCACCGCGTCGTCATCGACAGTCTTGCCGAGATGGCCCACGCCGCGCGGGAGGCGAAACGGTTCCCGGCGTACCTGCGCAGCCTCCTGAGCATCGTCCGCGCCGCCGGCGCATCGCTGTGGGTGACCAGCGAGACGCGGACGTTCGGCCCGGTCGAGGATCCCCTCACCGGGCTCATGTACCTGTTCCACAATGTCATCCAGGTGCGCTACATCGAGCACTGCGCCGAGGTCGGCCGCTTCCTCAACGTGGTCAAGATGCGCAACAGCCGCCATGACCACGCCATGTACGCCTGCCACATCGTCGACGGCGGCGGTCTGGTGGTGGGTGACCGGCTCGACCGGGCCACCGGATTGCTGGGGTGGAACGTGCCGCGCGACTGCCCGCCGCTGCCGGGCCAGCAAGACTGA